The genomic DNA GCCGGAATTGGCTCTAGACTTTCATAACACCTGGATCAGGTTTTGGGGAGCATTCCAGTAACCGTGGCTCTTTTTTGTTCCCTTTCGAGAACGCCGAAATTGCAGCGTCATTGTACGCAAAAAAGCGTTCTTGTTCAACGCTTGGATTGCGCGATGGTTAAGTGTAAAGATTGTGGGTGGCTGTCGGTTCAGGATCAAAAACACATATGGCATTCTGCTGATAGCCGATTTCGGGTCAAAGGAGTGTCGTCCGGCGATTTCATTGATACGCCGCTGTGCAGTGAAGACCTGCTCGAAAGTTGCGGCAACGGTTCTTCAAAAGCTACGATACTGGCGACAATCGGGAAGGATCGCGAATGTAGCGGTTTCATTCCCGTAGTAAACGGAAGGGAGTTAAAGGGGTATAAGGAGATGCAAGCGGTTGAAGTTCTACGAATTGAGACACGACAGAACCGGGCCGAAGACAAGGCAGAACTGTTGAAGTACCGCATGGAAGACAAAGCGGAGCGAGAGGAACAGCGAGCTGCCAGTGAAGCAAGGTACAGAAAGGAGAGGAACCGCACCTACGTTGCCATCGTGCTGGCGGCGGTCCTGACGTTTCTAGCGTCGTACTCGATGTACAAAATCGAGTCTACAGCCAAAGATCAGGCATCCCCCGCGACGGCATCCCCCGAACCCGCATCCAGTGCGGTATCGCCTTAGCATTTACTGGAAGTCGTGGCGTGAAAAAGTTTTTAGCAACACAAGTTTCAGGCAGTGCCAAGGGACGGCCGCCGGGAACCAAAGCCCGTTGAATGATGGTTTTGAGTCATCGAACCCGAACTACTTCGATCGAAAAGCACTGGCAGAGCCAGTGCCACCCTACACAGCCGACGTCCACCGAAAGAGGTCCCAATGCTAGGGGTGCCACGGGCTATGCCCGTGTTCCGCTGCCGGAGCCCCGACGAATAGACGACTCAGCGGTGTCTAACGCCATCGAACGTGGACGAGTCTCCCTGCAGCAGATGAGATATCGCTGAAGAAGCCTTGATATTGTTCGCTGGTTGGAACGATGGAGCAACTGAAGATTCGATCGGAAAGCACTGGCAAGCCAGTGGCACTCAATCGACCGAAATCTAGGCACCTCGAAAGGAAGGCAATAAGACTCAGCAAACGAAAAAAGGGTGCGTTCCAGATTAGCTGGAACACACCCTCTTCTATATTAAATGTCGGTCGAACGACCGCGGCGAACCGCGATTGTGACGACGATGGTTGGGCGAACTATTTCAGTTCGACGCTTCCGCCAGCTTCCTCGACTTCTGCCTTGATCTTCTCGGCATCTTCCTTCGAGACGGCTTCTTTCAGAGTTGCTGGGCAGCTCTCGACCATCTTCTTGGCGTCCATCAGCGAAGCGCCGGTCAGGTTCTTAACAACCTTCACAACGTTCAACTTCTTGTCGCCGAATCCGGTCAGAACGACGTCGAACTCAGTCTTTTCTGCTTCAGCAGCAGGACCGTCGGTCGGAGCAGCCATCATGACAGCGCCACCACCGGAAGCTGGCTCGATGCCGTGCGCGTCCTTCAGGTAATCGCTCAATTCTTTGGCTTGCTTGAGGGTCAATTGAGCGATCTTGTCGCCCATTTCTTTAGTTTCGGCGCTGACTTCAGCTACTGCGGTGTCTTCCGACATGGGTATTCTTTCCTATTCAAAAAGGCGGATGAATTGTGAGGCGAGCACCATCAAATGCCCACCTTTTCAACCTCCCACAACACCGCCTCGCGACGGGTGAGGTACACAACGTAAGGGTTTATTCAAATCAGACACCCGGTGGGTGGCTGGGTTACTTTCCAACGGGACCGCGTTGATGGCATCCCGACCAAACCGTGACGCCTCGAAAGGCCATCACACTACTACTCTTATTCCTCTTCGGAAATCTTCTTGATCTGGCCGTTAAGCGTCTTACCCGGACCAAGCAATGCTGCAGACAACGTTGCACCTGGACCAAGGATCTGCCCGACGAGCAACGAGATCTGCTCTTCACGACTAGGCCATTTGCTGACAGCCTTGAGCCCATCGGGGTCCAAAGCCTCACCATCCATCACGCCGCCGGCCGCAACAAACTTACCGAACTTATCGGTGTCTTTGTCAAGCCGAACGACTTCTTTGGCCAACGAAATGAAATCGCTGCCACCGAAGCAAACAGCCAACGAGCCACCGGCACCTTCGAACATCGGCCGAAGCGACGTTCCTTCAGTGGCCTTCCGCGCCAAAGAGTTCTTAACCACCATCATGGTGATATCCTTCTGCCTCAGCTCGGCACGAAGCTCGCACGTCGTGTTGGCGTCCATCCCAACCGTACTCACGATCACTGCGTCCTCGACTCCATCAAGACGATTCTTGATATCGCGAGTTACCAATTCTTTAACGAATTTACTCATATTTCAATCTCACTTGCAGCTTGTCAGCAGCCGAAGCTCGCCATCAGCCGTATTGCGAATGTTTTATATTTGACGGATCCAAAGCCCTACGCTTCGGACGACCAATCGTGCTCCAACGAGAACGCCTAACCTGCGACGCGAACGCTTGGGCTCATCGTCGCGGCAATCGCGATTCCCTTCACATAGGTCCCTTTGACCGTCTGTGGCTTCATACCCACAACAAGGCTAATAAACGCCTGAATATTTTCGGACAGTTTCTCGGCATCGAAGCTCAACTTACCGACGACCGCGTGGACGTTGCCACCCTTGTCGTTTCGGAACTCAACCTTACCGGCCTTATATTCCGCAACAACCTTACCGGCGTCTGGCGTTACCGTTCCGGCACGTGGCGCTGGCATCAAACCGCGAGGTCCGAGCACGCGTCCCAACGGACCAACAACTCCCATCATGTCGGGTGTTGCGATACAGACGTCGAAATCGGTCCAACCGTCTTTGATCCGCTTGGCCAAATCTTCTTGCCCCACTTCATCGGCGCCCGCTGCTTTGGCCGCTTCAGCCGCTTCGCCCTTGGCGAAAACAACAACGCGTTGGGTCCGACCAATACCGTGAGGCAACACGAGGCTACCGCGGATGATCTGATCGGCTTGGTTAGGGTCGATCCCCAACCGCATGTGAATTTCGACCGTTTGATCGAACTTCGTTGTATTAAATTCCTTCAACGAGACAACGGCCTCGTCCAGTGGTTTTGGTACCGCCGTCGCTTTGGCGGCCAACGCGCGATAACGTTTTGATTGCTTTGGCATATTTGGTTTATTCCTTGAGTGTCCATGGTTGAGGTCGCGTAAAGGTTCGCGACCGCTGGCGACATCCATTTCGCGTGTGAACGCGATCGATGTCACCGAGGGTCACAATGGTGCGACTTAACCTACGACGTCGATTCCCATACTTCGCGCGGTACCTTCGATCATGCGGATCGCGTGATCGATGTCGCGTGCGTTCAGATCGGCCATCTTCTTTTCGGCGATCTCTTGGCACTGGGCACGAGAGACGGTCGCGACTTTGTCTTTATGCGGAACGCCAGAGCCTTTGGCGATTCCAGCGGTTTGCTTCAGCAAAGAGGCCGCCGGTGGGCTCTTTG from Rosistilla carotiformis includes the following:
- the rplL gene encoding 50S ribosomal protein L7/L12: MSEDTAVAEVSAETKEMGDKIAQLTLKQAKELSDYLKDAHGIEPASGGGAVMMAAPTDGPAAEAEKTEFDVVLTGFGDKKLNVVKVVKNLTGASLMDAKKMVESCPATLKEAVSKEDAEKIKAEVEEAGGSVELK
- the rplJ gene encoding 50S ribosomal protein L10; protein product: MSKFVKELVTRDIKNRLDGVEDAVIVSTVGMDANTTCELRAELRQKDITMMVVKNSLARKATEGTSLRPMFEGAGGSLAVCFGGSDFISLAKEVVRLDKDTDKFGKFVAAGGVMDGEALDPDGLKAVSKWPSREEQISLLVGQILGPGATLSAALLGPGKTLNGQIKKISEEE
- the rplA gene encoding 50S ribosomal protein L1, translating into MPKQSKRYRALAAKATAVPKPLDEAVVSLKEFNTTKFDQTVEIHMRLGIDPNQADQIIRGSLVLPHGIGRTQRVVVFAKGEAAEAAKAAGADEVGQEDLAKRIKDGWTDFDVCIATPDMMGVVGPLGRVLGPRGLMPAPRAGTVTPDAGKVVAEYKAGKVEFRNDKGGNVHAVVGKLSFDAEKLSENIQAFISLVVGMKPQTVKGTYVKGIAIAATMSPSVRVAG
- the rplK gene encoding 50S ribosomal protein L11; its protein translation is MAKQLVGQAKFQVPGGQATPAPPVGTSLGKFGVNLGQFVQAFNDRTKEYAGTPIPVIVSVYNDRSFDFVTKSPPAASLLKQTAGIAKGSGVPHKDKVATVSRAQCQEIAEKKMADLNARDIDHAIRMIEGTARSMGIDVVG